The DNA segment GCCGGCGGCGGATACCATATTCTTTTGGCGGGAATGGATAAGATAACCGTGGAGCTTGGCCAGTTCGTGCTGTCAGGCGAACCGGTGGCGGTAATGGGGCAGGGGCCACAATTGGTGTCGTCGGTCGGCCTTGGAACCGCCCAACCCATTCTTTACGTCGAGTTCCGCAAGGACGGAATTTCGATTGACCCAACCCCTTGGTGGGCGACGAGCGAGAGCGAGAAGGCACGCGGATGATGCGCAGGACGTCAGTGTTTCTCATTGGAGCGGCGGCCGGCGCGCTTGTCGCGGTCGGCGCCACTCAGCCGCGGCTGCTATTGCAGCCGACGCAGGCCATGGCGGCCGCTTCCGATACCTATCGGCAGCTAAACCTGTTCGGTGATGTCTTCGAGCGCGTGCGCGCCGACTATGTCGAGAAGCCCGACGACGCCAAGCTGATCGAGGCGGCGATCAACGGGATGCTGTCCTCGCTGGATCCGCACTCCACCTACATGGATGCGAAAGACTTCCGCGACATGCAGGTGCAGACCCGCGGCCAGTTCGGCGGCCTCGGCATCGAGGTCACGATGGAGGACGGTCTCGTCAAGGTCGTGGCGCCGATCGACGATACCCCCGCTGCAAAGGCCGGCGTTCAGGCCGGCGACCTGATCACCAAGCTCGATGGCGATGAGGTCAAGGGCCTCACGCTGAGCCAGGCGGTCGAGAAGATGCGCGGCGCCGTGGCGACGCCGATCAAGCTCACCATCATCCGCAAGGGTCAGGACAAGCCGCTTGAGCTGACGCTGACCCGCGACATCATCAACATCAAGTCGGTCCGCGCGCGGGTCGAGGATGGCGATATCGGCTATATCCGCATCACGTCTTTCAGCGAGCAGACCGGCGACGGCCTGAAGAAGGCGATCGAGGATCTGACCAAGCAGATCGGCGAGGACAAGCTCAAGGGCTTCATCGTCGACCTGCGCAACAACCCGGGCGGGTTGCTGGATCAGGCGATCGAGGTTTCCGACACCTTCCTCGATCGTGGCGAGATCGTATCGACGCGCGGTCGCGAGGCTGACGAGACCGAGCGGCGCAATGCCCGTCCCGGCGATCTTGCCAAGGGCAAGCCCGTGATCGTGCTGATCAATGGCGGCTCGGCGTCGGCGTCGGAAATCGTGGCTGGTGCCCTTCAGGATCACAAGCGCGCCACCATCCTAGGCTCGCTGTCGTTCGGCAAGGGCTCGGTGCAGACGGTGATCCCGGTCTCCGGCAATGCGGCGATCAAGCTGACCACGGCGCGCTACTACACGCCGTCGGGCCGTTCGATCCAGGCCAAGGGCATCTCTCCCGACATCGAGCTGGTGCAGGACGTGCCGGCCGAGGTGAAGGAGAAGGCCGAGGCCGCGGGTGTCGAGATGACGCGCGGCGAGGCCTCGCTCAAGGGCCACCTGAAGAACGGCGAGGACGAGAAGACCGGTTCGCCGGCCTATGTGCCGCCGGATCCGAAGGACGACACCCAGCTCAAGCTGGCGATCGACCTGATCCAGGGCGTGCAGAAGAACGCCGCCTATCCGGCCGATCCGAAGGCGGCCGTTCCGAACTGAGGCGACCCCTCACATTCGACCGCTCATTGATGAAACCCCGCCGCGAGGCGGGGTTTTTTCATGGGTGAGGCGCGCTGTCGCGCGAACACCGCCGAATTGCCGCGATGCTGCCTTGGTCGGCGTCGACAAGGGCAGCATGATATCGCCCGTCGACATGCCGGCGCCCGCGCCGACCTCCCCGCACGAGATCACCGCACCCTCCCGCGCGTCCCATGACACGGGCTCGCCGCTCGACCGCGATGCGGATCGCGACGGCGATCTGTCCAAGGCCGCCGTCGGTATTTTCGGCATGGCCGGTCTCGCCATCGTGGCGGTTGGCTTGGTCTGGATCATGGCACGGCCCGGGGCGGTGGAAACGGTCAGTCTGGAGCGGCTGTTCAAGCATGACAGCGCGCCGGTCTCGGCGGATGCGGCGATGCTTCGCTCGGGATTCGACCCCGATGCCGATGCCGACGCCGTTCCAGGCGGCTTCACCTTCCTTGATGGCGCGACCGGCCAGCGCGAAGTTGTGGGCGTGGCGCCGCGCCCGGAGACGACCGGCCCGGACGAGGCCAGGACCGTCACCCGCTAGCCCTCGCCAGCGTGCGCGTCGTTGCGCGGTAAGCATGTTTCGAGGCCGTTCTACGCGCTGTCACGGGCCTCGCCTATGATGGTGGCGCGGCGCTCCGGCCGCCTGTCCCTCCTGAAGTCCGGCCATTGCGATGATTGCGTTCGAACAGCTTCCGTATCGCCCCTGCGTGGGTGTCGTGCTCGTCAACCGCGAGGGGCTGGTGTTCCTTGGCCAGCGCCAGGGCGGCCCGGAGCATGTCGACGCCCATCATTCCTGGCAGATGCCTCAGGGGGGCATTGACGAGGGTGAGAAGCCCGAGGACGCGGCGCTGCGCGAACTCTATGAGGAGACCAGTGTCACCTCGGTCAGCTTCCTCGGCCAGTCGGCGGAATGGCTCGCCTACGATCTTCCCGAGCCGATCGCGCGCGAAGCCTGGAAGGGGCGTTATCGCGGCCAGAAGCAGAAGTGGATCGCGCTGCGCTTCACCGGCGAGGACACGGAAATCAATGTCACCCGCCCCGGCGGCGGCAAGCACAAGCCGGAATTCATCAACTGGCGCTGGGAGCGCCTCGATCGCACGCCCTCGCTCATCATCCCGTTCAAGCGCCCGGTCTATGAACAGGTGGCGCGCGAGTTCGAGCCGCTGGTCACGTCTGCAGGACAGTGAGGCGGGTTCGTGGGGTGCTCTGCGGCATGCGAACGAACGTTCGTTCTTGACATGTGCCGCTACGTGACGTAGATGCGAACGAACGTTCGCTCCATTCTTCGGGTTCGCCCGTTTTCCGGGAATGCCATGGCCGCCCTCGAAACGTTCCCTTCCGCGCATCCGCCGAAGGCGCCCGATTCGGATACCTCCGGGCCGGCGGACATCTCCAAGGCGGGAGCGCATCCGGCCCGGCCCGAACCGCGCCGGCGTGTGCTCGACGCGGCGATCGCCTGTTTCATCCGCAACGGCTTCCACGGCACCAGCATGCAGGAGATCTGCAAGGCCGCCGAGATGAGCCCGGGTGCGCTCTATCGCTACTTCCCCTCCAAGGACGCGATGATCATCGCGATCGTGGAAGAGGAGCGCGCGGCGCGGTCCAGCCTGCTGGCCTGCCTTGATAGTGCGCCGAGTTTCGTCGCGGGCCTCACCGCCATGGGCGAAGCGCTGTTCTCGGGCGCGATGCCGATGGTCTGCGTGGAACTCGCGCCGGAAATTTCGGCCGAGGCGGCGCGCAATCCGGCGCTGAAGGCGAAGTTCGATGAGGTCGAGGCGGAGATGAACGGTGCCATCCGCGCCGCCCTGGTCGCCGCCCAGGCCCGGGGCGAAGCCGATCCTTCACTCGATGCCGATGCTGCGCTGTTGATGATCAACGCCATTGGCGACGGCCTTCTCCTGCGCAATCGCCTCAACCCGGACCTGCCCCTTGCGGCAATGATGCCGGCGATCGGCGCCATGCTGGCGCGCATGTTCGCGCCGGTTCCCTCTTCTTCCCCGGACCTGACCAAATGAGCGTGAAGCTTCCCTCGATCCGCGGGCGCATCGCGCTCGCCCTCACCATGACCGCGCTGGTCGTGGGCGTGGCGGGCTATGCCTTCCGCGACCGCATTGCCGAGGGGCTGAGCTTTGGCGAGCCGGCACAGGCCAAGCTCGCCGATCCGCTGCCGGAGGAGGTGCAGGGCATCACCGTGTCGGTCATCCCGGCGACGCCACGCACCGTTATCGACACGCTACCGGTCACCGGCACGCTGGTGGCGCGCGAGGAGATCATGGTCGGGCCGGAAATCGACGGCAACCGCATCACCGAGATTCTGGTGGAAGAGGGCGACCGGGTCGAAAAGGGCCAGGTGCTGGCGCGTCTCTCGCGCGACACGCTGACCACGCTGTTGGCGCAGAACACGGCCAATGCCGCGCGCGCCAAGGCGAGCATCGCCCAGCAGCAGGCGCAGCTCACCCAGGCCCGTGCCCAGAACACCGAGGCCGAGGCGTCGGTGGAGCGTGCCCGGACCCTCATCAAGACCGGCGCCACCTCGCAGGAGGTGCTGGACCAGCGCGAGCGCGCGGTGAAGGTTTCGGCGGCGCAGATCGTTGCCGCCGAGGAGTCGGTGACGGCTGCCGAAGCCGAACTGGCGCAGATCAAGGCCAATCGCGACGAACTTGAGGTGCGCCTCGCCCGCACCGAGATCAGGGCGCCGGAGGCCGGCATCGTGTCCTCGCGGGCCGCCCGCATCGGTGCCATCGTGCTGTCGGCCAATAGCGAGCCGCTGTTCCGCATCGTGAAGGACGGCGCCATCGATCTCGATGCCGAAGTGCCCGAATCCTCGTTGCCGCGCCTGCGTGTGGGCATGCCGGTCGCGGTCACCCCGGCGGGGTTTGACGCGCCGGTGGCCGGCAGCGTGCGTCTGGTCGGGGCGAGGGTGGATCCCGCGACCCGCCTTGCCCGTGTCGCTGTGGCGCTGCCGGACGATCCCCGGCTGCGCCCGGGCGCCTATGGGCGCGGTGTCATCGAGGTGGCCCGCCATGACGGGCTCGCCCTTCCCCAGTCCGCCGTCCAGTTCGATGCCGATGGCACCTATGTGCTGGTGGTGAAGGACGACACCGTGCACCAGCGCGCCGTGGTTACCGGGCTGCGGGGCGAGGGCTTCATCGAGATCGCCAAGGGACTGGCCGAAGGCGAGGAAGTCGTTGCCCGCGCCGGTGGCTTCCTGCGTGACGGCGACCGGGTGACACCGGTGCCGCTCGTCGAACGGCAGGGGAGTGGCGCCTGATGGCACTCAACATCTCCGCCTGGGCGATCCGCAAGCCGGTGCCCTCCATAGTGCTGTTCGTGGTCCTGACCGCGATCGGCCTCTACACCTTCGATCGGCTGCCGATTACCCGCATGCCGAACATCGATGTGCCCATCGTCTCGGTGGTCGTCACCCAGCCGGGCGCGGCGCCGAGCGAACTGGAGTCGCAGGTCACCAAGCGCGTGGAGACCGCGATCGCCGGCGTGCAGGGGGTGAAGCACATCTCCTCCTCGATTTCCGAGGGGTCCTCCGTCACCACGGTCGAATTCCAGCTAGAGACCCTTGTCGATCGTGCGGTCAACGATGTCCGCGATGCCGTGACCGGCATCCGTTCGGAACTGCCGCAGGGCATCGAGGAGCCGCTGATCAAGCGCGTCGACATCGAGGGCATGGCGATCGTCACCTATGCCGCCTCGGCCCCGGCGATGACGCCGGACGAACTCTCCTGGTTCGTCGACGACACGGTGATCCGGGCGCTGCAGGGCGTGCGCGGCGTTGCCCAGGTCAAGCGCGAGGGCGGCGTCGACCGCGAGATCCGCATTTCGCTGGATCCCGACAAGCTCGCCGCGCTGGGCGTGACGGCGGCGGATGTAAATCGCGAGCTCGCCGCCACCAATGTGGATCTCGCCGGCGGGCGTGGCGAAATCGGCACGCAGGAACAGTCCGTGCGCACGCTTGGCGGCGCGCTGAGCGTGGCCGATCTGGCCGAAACCCGGATCGCCCTGCCGGCCAGCAGCAGCGGCGGCTCGCGCCAGGTGCGCCTGGCCGATCTCGGCACGGTCACCGACGGCGCGGCCGAGCCGCGCATTTTCGCACGGCTCGACGGCAAGCCCGTGGTCGCCTTCGGCATCTACCGCGCCAAGGGATTTTCCGACGTGGTGGTGGCCGAGCGGGTCGACGAGGCGCTGCGCACGCTCGAAGCCGCGCATCCGGACGTGCGGATCTCGCTCATCGATTCGACGGTGAAGTACACCAAGGCCGATTACGAATCGGCCATGCAGACGCTGATCGAAGGCGCGGTGCTGGCGGTCATCGTCGTCATGCTGTTCCTGCGTGACTGGCGCGCGACGCTGGTTTCCGCGATGGCGATCCCGCTTTCGATCCTGCCGACCTTCTGGGTCATGGACCTGCTCGGCTTTTCGCTGAACGGCGTGAGCCTGCTCGCCGTGACGCTGGTGACCGGCATCCTCGTCGATGACGCCATCGTCGAGATCGAGAACATCGTGCGGCACATGCGGATGGGCAAATCCGCCTATCGCGCGGCGATCGACGCCGCGGACGAGATCGGCCTGGCCGTGGTCGCGACCACGCTGACCATCGTCGCGGTCTTCATGCCCGTCAGCTTCATGGGCGGCATTGCCGGGCAGTATTTCCGCCAGTTCGGCATTACCGTCGCGGTGGCGGTGCTGTTCTCGCTGCTGGTGGCGCGCCTGCTCACGCCGATGCTCGCGGCCTATTTCATGCGCGCGCATGGCCATGAGGCCAAGCCTGACGGCGTGATCATGCGCTTTTATGTGCGGCTGCTGCGGGCCTCGGTGCGCCATCGCTTCATCACCGTCGCCGTTGGCATCGCGATCTTCATCGGTTCGATGTGGCTTTCCACCCTGCTGCCGTCCGGCTTCATTCCCAATTCCGATGTCTCGCGCTCGGTGCTGTCGGTCGAGCTGCCGCCGGGGGCGACGCTGGCGAGCACCCAGCGTGTGGTTGACCAGATCTCGACCACGCTGAAGGCGCAGCCGGAAGTGGCCAGCGTGTTCGCCACCGCGGGCAGCGATTCGGGCAATGGCGGCGACAGCGCGGGCGAGGTGCGCAAGGCAACGATCATCGTCAATCTGGTGCCGCGCGCCGACCGCAGGGAGACGCAGAAGCAGTTCGAGGGCCGGATGCGGGCCGACATTGCCCGGATTCCCGACCTTCGCTTCAATTTCGGCGCTTCCGGCGGCGCTGGTCCCGGCCAGCGCGAATTCACGCTGATCATGTCCGGCTCGGACGGCGCGGCGGTAAGCCGGGCCGCGCTGGAGCTGGAGCGGGAGATCCGCGCCAAGGTGAAGGGGCTGAACAACGTCGTCACCTCCGCGGCGCTGGAGCGGCCGGAGATCCGCGTTGTGCCCAAGCTGGCGGAAGCGGCCGAACTCGGCGTTT comes from the Ancylobacter pratisalsi genome and includes:
- a CDS encoding efflux RND transporter permease subunit, coding for MALNISAWAIRKPVPSIVLFVVLTAIGLYTFDRLPITRMPNIDVPIVSVVVTQPGAAPSELESQVTKRVETAIAGVQGVKHISSSISEGSSVTTVEFQLETLVDRAVNDVRDAVTGIRSELPQGIEEPLIKRVDIEGMAIVTYAASAPAMTPDELSWFVDDTVIRALQGVRGVAQVKREGGVDREIRISLDPDKLAALGVTAADVNRELAATNVDLAGGRGEIGTQEQSVRTLGGALSVADLAETRIALPASSSGGSRQVRLADLGTVTDGAAEPRIFARLDGKPVVAFGIYRAKGFSDVVVAERVDEALRTLEAAHPDVRISLIDSTVKYTKADYESAMQTLIEGAVLAVIVVMLFLRDWRATLVSAMAIPLSILPTFWVMDLLGFSLNGVSLLAVTLVTGILVDDAIVEIENIVRHMRMGKSAYRAAIDAADEIGLAVVATTLTIVAVFMPVSFMGGIAGQYFRQFGITVAVAVLFSLLVARLLTPMLAAYFMRAHGHEAKPDGVIMRFYVRLLRASVRHRFITVAVGIAIFIGSMWLSTLLPSGFIPNSDVSRSVLSVELPPGATLASTQRVVDQISTTLKAQPEVASVFATAGSDSGNGGDSAGEVRKATIIVNLVPRADRRETQKQFEGRMRADIARIPDLRFNFGASGGAGPGQREFTLIMSGSDGAAVSRAALELEREIRAKVKGLNNVVTSAALERPEIRVVPKLAEAAELGVSVADIAQTVRIATIGDVSQNLAKFSAGDRQVPIRVQLDEAARARLATFETLKVRTASGASVPLSAVARLNFGTGPSSLDRYDRARRVAIEADLTGNTQLGEALAEVYALPAAKDLPPGISLTESGDAEIMAEVFGGFATAMGAGVMMVLAVLVLLFANVLQPITILIALPLSVGGAFIALLLTNNAMTLPVVIGFLMLMGIVTKNAILLVDFAIEAVHAGTERTTALIEAGRKRAQPIVMTTIAMAAGMMPSALGLGEGADFRSPMAIAVIGGLLASTVLSLVFVPAVFTLMDDLGRQFGRIFGRFVGERDEPPEHGGAVLPTVHAMPRPVESVPPPSIAAE
- a CDS encoding efflux RND transporter periplasmic adaptor subunit, which codes for MSVKLPSIRGRIALALTMTALVVGVAGYAFRDRIAEGLSFGEPAQAKLADPLPEEVQGITVSVIPATPRTVIDTLPVTGTLVAREEIMVGPEIDGNRITEILVEEGDRVEKGQVLARLSRDTLTTLLAQNTANAARAKASIAQQQAQLTQARAQNTEAEASVERARTLIKTGATSQEVLDQRERAVKVSAAQIVAAEESVTAAEAELAQIKANRDELEVRLARTEIRAPEAGIVSSRAARIGAIVLSANSEPLFRIVKDGAIDLDAEVPESSLPRLRVGMPVAVTPAGFDAPVAGSVRLVGARVDPATRLARVAVALPDDPRLRPGAYGRGVIEVARHDGLALPQSAVQFDADGTYVLVVKDDTVHQRAVVTGLRGEGFIEIAKGLAEGEEVVARAGGFLRDGDRVTPVPLVERQGSGA
- a CDS encoding S41 family peptidase, encoding MMRRTSVFLIGAAAGALVAVGATQPRLLLQPTQAMAAASDTYRQLNLFGDVFERVRADYVEKPDDAKLIEAAINGMLSSLDPHSTYMDAKDFRDMQVQTRGQFGGLGIEVTMEDGLVKVVAPIDDTPAAKAGVQAGDLITKLDGDEVKGLTLSQAVEKMRGAVATPIKLTIIRKGQDKPLELTLTRDIINIKSVRARVEDGDIGYIRITSFSEQTGDGLKKAIEDLTKQIGEDKLKGFIVDLRNNPGGLLDQAIEVSDTFLDRGEIVSTRGREADETERRNARPGDLAKGKPVIVLINGGSASASEIVAGALQDHKRATILGSLSFGKGSVQTVIPVSGNAAIKLTTARYYTPSGRSIQAKGISPDIELVQDVPAEVKEKAEAAGVEMTRGEASLKGHLKNGEDEKTGSPAYVPPDPKDDTQLKLAIDLIQGVQKNAAYPADPKAAVPN
- a CDS encoding TetR/AcrR family transcriptional regulator; amino-acid sequence: MAALETFPSAHPPKAPDSDTSGPADISKAGAHPARPEPRRRVLDAAIACFIRNGFHGTSMQEICKAAEMSPGALYRYFPSKDAMIIAIVEEERAARSSLLACLDSAPSFVAGLTAMGEALFSGAMPMVCVELAPEISAEAARNPALKAKFDEVEAEMNGAIRAALVAAQARGEADPSLDADAALLMINAIGDGLLLRNRLNPDLPLAAMMPAIGAMLARMFAPVPSSSPDLTK
- a CDS encoding RNA pyrophosphohydrolase, whose amino-acid sequence is MIAFEQLPYRPCVGVVLVNREGLVFLGQRQGGPEHVDAHHSWQMPQGGIDEGEKPEDAALRELYEETSVTSVSFLGQSAEWLAYDLPEPIAREAWKGRYRGQKQKWIALRFTGEDTEINVTRPGGGKHKPEFINWRWERLDRTPSLIIPFKRPVYEQVAREFEPLVTSAGQ